A single Cupriavidus sp. D39 DNA region contains:
- a CDS encoding HDOD domain-containing protein, with translation MSRAILVLGVEAISHLTLGVQLLDYFSGVAINRPQASIELRQALVAGELTRALSNAQGIRQAEEAVVCTLMHHMSRLLLVFYFAEEWERIQALCEGDPAREDQACQQVLGVTLEDIAAAAAAKWRLPSLIATSMRSQRLDAEAVLESHADWLGAIADVSSRAAVLLARDAPADVVQALLLDRAQALGLQSSAVECAVRQAQALNVSMTNAEFPETAQASPALNAGKPKDALERLQQSLLEVQREGSELPVSELAPLVLESTMQALNFSHCFLMLLNPMAKRFGARVGFGEGMREKMEALSFEEGFVPDIFHFATIGNKPLLFEDSFDKEVAHRVPRWYREQMPDTRSILLAPVMIKNRCVAVICGDWGPTACTGGLSDGEMEAISLLTREISASFLRSAEHR, from the coding sequence GTGTCGCGCGCCATCCTGGTCCTGGGGGTAGAAGCGATCAGCCACCTCACGCTCGGGGTCCAGTTGCTGGACTATTTTTCCGGCGTGGCCATCAATCGCCCGCAGGCTTCCATCGAGCTGAGGCAGGCCCTGGTCGCCGGCGAGCTCACGCGCGCGCTGAGCAACGCGCAAGGCATCAGGCAGGCGGAAGAAGCCGTGGTTTGCACGTTGATGCACCACATGAGCCGCCTGCTTCTGGTCTTCTACTTTGCCGAGGAGTGGGAACGGATCCAGGCCCTGTGCGAGGGCGACCCCGCGCGGGAAGACCAAGCGTGCCAGCAGGTGCTGGGCGTCACCCTCGAAGACATTGCGGCAGCGGCTGCCGCCAAATGGCGGTTGCCCAGCCTGATCGCAACCTCGATGCGCAGCCAGCGCCTTGACGCCGAAGCAGTCCTGGAATCCCATGCCGACTGGCTGGGTGCCATTGCCGACGTGTCCTCGCGTGCCGCGGTGCTGCTCGCAAGGGACGCGCCCGCAGACGTCGTGCAGGCCCTGCTGCTGGATCGCGCCCAGGCATTGGGGTTGCAATCTTCCGCGGTCGAATGCGCGGTCAGGCAGGCGCAGGCATTGAACGTCTCCATGACCAATGCCGAGTTCCCGGAGACAGCACAGGCGAGCCCTGCGCTCAATGCCGGCAAGCCAAAGGATGCCCTCGAGCGCCTTCAGCAAAGCCTGCTGGAAGTACAGCGCGAGGGCAGCGAGCTGCCGGTCTCCGAGCTGGCGCCGCTGGTGCTCGAATCGACCATGCAGGCGCTGAATTTCTCGCATTGCTTCCTCATGCTGCTCAACCCCATGGCCAAGCGCTTCGGCGCACGGGTTGGATTTGGCGAGGGCATGCGCGAGAAAATGGAGGCGCTATCGTTCGAGGAAGGATTCGTCCCCGACATCTTTCACTTCGCCACCATCGGCAACAAGCCGCTGCTGTTCGAAGACTCCTTTGACAAAGAGGTGGCGCACCGCGTGCCCCGCTGGTATCGGGAACAGATGCCCGATACCCGCTCCATCCTGCTGGCGCCCGTGATGATCAAGAATCGCTGCGTCGCCGTGATCTGCGGAGACTGGGGCCCAACCGCCTGCACGGGCGGGCTGTCCGATGGGGAGATGGAAGCCATCAGCCTGCTCACGCGGGAGATCTCGGCGAGCTTCCTCCGGTCTGCCGAGCACAGGTAG